A region from the Clostridia bacterium genome encodes:
- the tsaA gene encoding tRNA (N6-threonylcarbamoyladenosine(37)-N6)-methyltransferase TrmO, which translates to MRIIGHIKTDFKSKFAVPKQGGHADEVVGKIIFEPDFRVYRALRGLDLFSHIWLVWKFSEGAQIRHGKHKHKYKWKATVKPPILGGNRRIGVFATRSPFRPNPIGIGVVKVLKISLYTTDGPVIYIQGLDLVDNTPIYDIKPYLPAVDSVEGAYGSYDEFGEEKELEVNMPPSCAAKLPRKMCDSLIKILSYDPRPAYEKENDKVFYLTYGEYEVSYKVDETTVHVIDIEE; encoded by the coding sequence ATGAGAATAATAGGTCATATAAAAACGGACTTTAAATCAAAATTCGCAGTACCAAAGCAAGGTGGCCACGCTGATGAAGTTGTCGGTAAAATTATATTTGAGCCTGATTTTCGAGTGTATCGAGCATTAAGAGGGTTAGACCTTTTTTCCCATATCTGGCTGGTTTGGAAATTCTCTGAAGGCGCACAAATCAGACACGGTAAACATAAGCACAAATATAAATGGAAGGCGACTGTTAAGCCTCCTATTCTTGGAGGTAACAGAAGAATAGGAGTATTTGCAACCCGTTCTCCATTCAGGCCAAACCCTATTGGTATAGGCGTAGTTAAGGTTTTAAAAATTTCATTATATACTACTGACGGGCCTGTTATTTATATTCAGGGTCTTGATTTGGTGGATAATACCCCGATTTATGATATAAAACCATATCTTCCGGCTGTTGACAGCGTTGAAGGTGCATACGGAAGTTATGATGAGTTTGGGGAAGAAAAAGAACTTGAGGTTAATATGCCTCCTTCATGCGCAGCAAAACTTCCTAGGAAAATGTGCGACTCACTTATAAAAATTCTTTCTTATGACCCTCGACCTGCTTATGAGAAAGAAAATGATAAAGTATTTTATCTTACATATGGTGAATATGAAGTCAGTTATAAAGTTGATGAAACAACAGTTCATGTTATAGACATAGAAGAATAA